Proteins from a genomic interval of Chelonoidis abingdonii isolate Lonesome George chromosome 7, CheloAbing_2.0, whole genome shotgun sequence:
- the LOC116833139 gene encoding ovomucoid-like isoform X1 gives MKTAGVFMVLTLVLLSCFSGVASESSNQIDCSRYQRTKDPRKIACPRIYEPVCGTNGVTYANECVLCEAILNGATIDLAHTGKCKEKIDCSRYQRTKDPRKIACPRIYAPVCGTNGVTYDNECMLCAEILKGATIGLAHKGKCMVKDDCAEYPKPQKGKQFACTMIYRPVCGTNGITYSNKCNLCAARWKTGVNIGIRHEGRCNRKIN, from the exons ATGAAGACAGCTGGTGTCTTCATGGTCCTCACTCTGGTACTTTTAAGTTGCTTCTCAG GTGTTGCCAGTGAGTCTTCAAATCAG ATTGATTGCAGCAGATACCAACGAACAAAGGACCCACGCAAGATAGCCTGCCCACGGATCTATGAACCTGTCTGTGGAACTAATGGTGTCACTTATGCCAATGAATGTGTGCTGTGTGAAGCAATCTT AAATGGGGCTACCATAGACCTGGCACATACAGGAAAATGTAAGGAGAAG ATTGATTGCAGTAGATACCAACGAACAAAAGACCCACGCAAGATAGCCTGCCCACGGATCTATGCACCTGTCTGTGGAACTAATGGTGTCACTTATGACAATGAATGTATGCTGTGTGCAGAAATCTT AAAGGGGGCTACCATAGGCCTGGCACATAAAGGAAAATGTATGGTGAAG GATGACTGTGCTGAGTATCCAAAACCACAAAAGGGTAAACAGTTTGCCTGCACAATGATTTACAGACCTGTCTGTGGGACAAATGGCATCACATATAGCAACAAATGTAACTTGTGTGCAGCAAGATG
- the LOC116833139 gene encoding ovomucoid-like isoform X2 — MKTAGVFMVLTLVLLSCFSGVASESSNQWQNDCSAYPEPPKGQTFLCKTAYRPVCGTNGVTYNNKCFLCLAKWQTGGRLSLQHEEVCMKKIDCSRYQRTKDPRKIACPRIYEPVCGTNGVTYANECVLCEAILKGATIGLAHKGKCMVKDDCAEYPKPQKGKQFACTMIYRPVCGTNGITYSNKCNLCAARWKTGVNIGIRHEGRCNRKIN, encoded by the exons ATGAAGACAGCTGGTGTCTTCATGGTCCTCACTCTGGTACTTTTAAGTTGCTTCTCAG GTGTTGCCAGTGAGTCTTCAAATCAG tgGCAGAACGATTGCAGTGCTTATCCAGAACCACCAAAGGGCCAAACCTTCCTCTGTAAGACAGCATACAGGCCTGTCTGTGGCACCAATGGTGTGACATACAACAACAAATGTTTTTTGTGCCTCGCAAAATG GCAAACTGGAGGCAGGCTTAGCCTACAGCATGAGGAAGTTTGTATGAAAAAA ATTGATTGCAGCAGATACCAACGAACAAAGGACCCACGCAAGATAGCCTGCCCACGGATCTATGAACCTGTCTGTGGAACTAATGGTGTCACTTATGCCAATGAATGTGTGCTGTGTGAAGCAATCTT AAAGGGGGCTACCATAGGCCTGGCACATAAAGGAAAATGTATGGTGAAG GATGACTGTGCTGAGTATCCAAAACCACAAAAGGGTAAACAGTTTGCCTGCACAATGATTTACAGACCTGTCTGTGGGACAAATGGCATCACATATAGCAACAAATGTAACTTGTGTGCAGCAAGATG